In a genomic window of Aricia agestis chromosome 2, ilAriAges1.1, whole genome shotgun sequence:
- the LOC121736312 gene encoding uncharacterized protein LOC121736312, producing MSVGKLTEFDSESDCWESYIDRLEQYFMCNSVKNELKVATLITAVGAETYELMTNLCTPHKPATKQYAELVEIVGKHLKPKPSVLAERYNFRRRVQNRSENIANFVTDLKKLSKNCGFVNDSLFENFKDQFVCGLRNDSIRQRIFTEEGVTFDKAYKIAVAMESAEADSSLVAGGREVPMTPVDVQQGRSPQENVSPQEGCYAP from the exons ATGTCGGTGGGTAAGTTGACTGAATTTGATTCAGAGTCAGATTGCTGGGAATCTTACATAGACAGACTCGAGCAATACTTCATGTGCAATAGCGTTAAGAATGAGCTGAAAGTGGCAACGCTGATTACGGCTGTAGGCGCGGAGACGTACGAGTTGATGACCAACTTATGTACTCCGCATAAACCGGCCACGAAGCAATACGCGGAGCTTGTTGAGATTGTGGGAAAACATCTCAAGCCGAAACCGTCGGTTTTAGCCGAAAGATACAATTTTCGGAGACGGGTACAGAATCGCTCGGAGAATATTGCGAACTTCGTTACCGATCTAAAGAAGCTATCCAAAAATTGTGGATTCGTGAACGACTCTCTATTCGAAAATTTTAAAGATCAGTTTGTATGCGGGCTAAGGAACGACTCTATCAGACAAAGAATATTCACTGAGGAGGGTGTGACTTTCGATAAGGCCTATAAGATTGCTGTAGCGATGGAGTCGGCAGAAGCGGATTCATCCCTTGTAGCTGGCGGCCGGGAGGTGCCGATGACTCCAGTCG ATGTGCAACAGGGAAGGTCACCTCAAGAGAATGTGTCCCCGCAGGAGGGCTGCTACGCGCCTTGA